The genomic window TGGGCAAGCATTTTCCCGGTCACGGTTACATCGCGGCAGATTCGCATCTGGATATTCCAGTGGATGAGCGCAGTTATACCGACATCGAAATGGCCGACCTGATCCCGTTCCGCCAGATGGTGAATTTCGGGCTGACGGCGGTGATGCCCGCGCATGTGATCTATCCCAAGGTGGACCCACGCCCGGCGGGATTCTCGCCGGTATGGTTGAAGCAAGTGCTGCGCGGCGAGCTGGGCTTCGAGGGTTGCATCTTCAGCGACGATCTGTCGATGGAAGGCGCGACGGTGGCGGGCGGCATCGTGCAGCGGGCGGAAGCGGCGCTGAGTGCCGGTGCCGATATGGTGTTGGTGTGCAATAAGCCCGAATCGGCGGACGAGTTGCTGGCTGGGCTGCGGTATGAGATGCCGGCCACCAGCAAGGCGCGACTCGCTCACATGCGGGGCGGGGCGCATCCACCGTCGCAAGCACAGTTGCACGAGTCGCCGGAGTTTCTGACTGCGCTGCGCGAAGTGAGCACCATCGGGATACAGGATGGTGATCTGGCGCTGTCATAGGCTTTGCCATTTCTCCAAGCTGTTGCGATAATCGCGGCCAACATCCAATAACAACAAACATCGCCATGAGTGAATTGCAAATCAGTCTGCTGGGCATCGGGATCTTCGTGGTGCTGGCCGTATGGACTTACGGGTGGTGGCAACAGCGCCAATATCGTCGTCGCTTCGGCGAAGTGTTCGAGAAGAAGCGCGACGATGTGCTGCAACCGAATGCGCCACAAGAGCAGGACCGTAGTGGGGAGAGCCAGTCCGAAACCACTCCCGAGGTCGCCGTGGAAGAGGTGGTGCAGGCGCTGGCCGACGAACCGGTTCGCAATAGCGCTGCCAATGAAGGCTGCGCTTTGGTGGATGCCAGCAGCGATTACGTGACGCTGATCTACCCCGGAACACCTATCGGTGTGAGCGCGTTGGCTCCGCTATGGCAACAGCGTTTCGACTTCGGCAAGCCGGTCAATGTCTGCGGATTGAATTCTTCCAGCGGACAATGGGAGCGCGTCATTCCCGAAAGTCCATTGCTCTATGATTCTCTCAAGTTGTCTCTGCAACTTGTTGATCGTACAGGATCAATTAGCGAAACTCGCATCGCTGCTTTCCGTGAGCTGATACAAAAGATCGCCGCTGACATGTCGGCGGAGGCTGAGTGTCCAGACGTGGCCGAGGCGGCCAAACGTGCGATCGCGTTGGATGCGGTGTGCGCCGAGGTGGATCAGATCATCGGCCTCAATCTAGTGCCGCGTAGCGACCGCCAGTTGCTGGGCGCCGAGATCGTCTATGTCGCCTCGCAGAACGGGTTTACCTTGCAGGCCGATGGTGCGTTCCAGTTCTTGGACGGGCGTGGCCTGACGCAATTCAGCCTGAGCAATCTGGATAATGTGCCGTTCCAGCATCATCTGCTGAATCAGATGTCGTTCTCTGGCCTGACCTTGCTATTGGAAGTGCCACGTGTGGAAAATCCGGTGGAACGTTTCGACGAGATGCTGGAAATGGCCAAGGTCATCGCTGCCAGTTTGCGCGCCAACGTGGTGGACGATCGCCGCAAACAACTAGGCGACGAGGGCATCGCTATCATCCGCGAACAAGTGGTCGCCATCGAGCAGACCATGCTGGGGCAGCAGATCATTCCCGGTAGCTCTCAGGCGCTGCGGTTGTTTGCATGACCGACATCGCTGCGCGCATCGCGCAACTGCGCGCTGAGATCGAAAGACACAGCCACCAGTATTACGCGCTGGACGCGCCACTCATCCCCGATGCCGAATATGACCGCCTGTTCCGCGAGTTACAGGCACTTGAAGCCGATCATCCCGAGTTCGCCTCTCTAGATTCCCCCACCCAACGCGTCGGCGGCAAGCTGCTCGATGGCTTCGCGCCGGTGCTCCATGCCGTGCCCATGCTGTCCATCCGTACCGAGACCGACATCAGCGACGGCGGCGCGCTGGCCTTCGATGGCCGCGTCAAGCGCGAGCTGGAACAGCCGGACGCTGAGATCGAATACGTCTGCGAACTGAAGTTCGATGGCCTCGCCATCAACCTGCGCTACGAGCACGGCGTGTTGGTGCAGGCGGCTACGCGCGGCGATGGCGAGAGCGGCGAAGACGTGACCCAGAACATCCGCACCATTCGCCAGATTCCTTTGCGCTTGCAAGGCAGCGCGCCACCCGTGCTTGAAGTCCGCGGCGAGGCTTACATGGCGCGGCGCGACTTCGAGCGTTACAACGAAAAGCAACGCGAACTGGGCTTGCCCACGCTGGTGAACCCGCGCAACGGTGCAGCCGGCAGCATCCGTCAGCTCGACCCAGCATTGGCGGCGCGCCGCCCGTTGTCGTTCTTCGCCTACGGTTTGGGCGAAGTTCAGGGCTGGGAACTGCCCGCCACCCACAGCGGAATCTTGGAGGCATTAGCGACTTTGGGCGTGCCGGTGTGCGAAGAGCGTGCCGTGGTGCGCGGCGCTTCAGGCTTGGTGGCTTTCCATCAGCGCGTTGCCGAAAAGCGTGATGCGCTGCCGTTCGACATCGACGGCGTGGTCTATAAAGTCAACAACCTGACGCTGCAAGCACGGCTGGGCTTCGTCACCCGCGAACCGCGCTGGGCGGTGGCGCACAAATTTCCGGCGGAGGAACAGCTTACCGTGGTGCGTGACATCGACATCCAGGTCGGGCGCACCGGCAAACTCACGCCGGTAGCCAAGCTGGAGCCGGTGTTCGTCGGCGGCACTACGGTTTCCAACGCCACCTTGCACAATGAGGACGAGACGCGGCGCAAAGACGTGCGCATCGGCGACACGGTGATCGTGCGCCGTGCCGGCGACGTGATCCCAGAAGTAGTGGGCGTGGTGTTGGATCAGCGTCCCGCCGATGTCGGTGTGCCGTTCGATCTGTTTCAGCGCCTAGATGGAAAATGCCCGGTGTGCGGCAGCCATATCGTGCGCGAGGAAGGCGAGGCCGACTGGCGTTGTTCCGGTGGCTTGTTCTGCCCAGCACAGCGCAAGCAGGCCTTGCTGCATTTCGCCGGTCGTCGCGCGATGGACATCGAAGGTCTGGGCGATAAGCTGGTGGAGCAGTTGGTGGACGGCGACTTCGTGCGCACACCGGCGGATCTTTTTACGCTGAACCTGACCATACTCGCGCAACTGGAGCGCATGGGTGAGAAGTCGGCCAACAATCTGCTCGATGCCATCGAACGCAGCAAGCAAACGACGCTGGCACGTTTCATCTACGCACTCGGTATCCGTAATGTTGGAGAGGCGACGGCGAAGGATCTGGCGCGCCATTTCGGTGGGCTGGATGGCGTGCTGCAAGCCAATATCGAAGCCTTGCAACAGGTACCGGATATTGGCCCCATCGTCGCGCAGAGTATTGTGGCTTTCTTCGGCGAACCGCATAATCTGGGCGTGGTTCAGGCCCTACGCGATAACGGGGTGAGTTGGCCAGAGCAGGTGGTGATTCAGCAGACTACGCCCTTGCAAGGCTTGACCTTCGTGTTGACCGGTACGCTCGCGACGATGTCCCGAGATGAGGCAAAAGAACGATTAGAGAAGCTGGGGGCGCGCGTCAGCGGGAGCGTGTCGAAAAAGACCAGCCATGTGGTTGCAGGTACGGAGGCGGGAGGAAAGTTGGACAAAGCGCAAGAGCTCGGGATAAACATCATGAACGAG from Ferriphaselus amnicola includes these protein-coding regions:
- the nagZ gene encoding beta-N-acetylhexosaminidase, producing the protein MGLGPVMLDVLGKVLTAEDEARLRHPLVGGVILFARNYESPSQLCELTAAIRAVRTPPLLIAVDHEGGRVQRFRTGFTRIPPMRELGKVWDAHPKRAKHLAQQAGFVMAAELRACGVDFSFAPVLDMDYGVSTVIGDRAFHSEPQAIAELAHSLLLGLRQAGMHTVGKHFPGHGYIAADSHLDIPVDERSYTDIEMADLIPFRQMVNFGLTAVMPAHVIYPKVDPRPAGFSPVWLKQVLRGELGFEGCIFSDDLSMEGATVAGGIVQRAEAALSAGADMVLVCNKPESADELLAGLRYEMPATSKARLAHMRGGAHPPSQAQLHESPEFLTALREVSTIGIQDGDLALS
- a CDS encoding cell division protein ZipA, which translates into the protein MSELQISLLGIGIFVVLAVWTYGWWQQRQYRRRFGEVFEKKRDDVLQPNAPQEQDRSGESQSETTPEVAVEEVVQALADEPVRNSAANEGCALVDASSDYVTLIYPGTPIGVSALAPLWQQRFDFGKPVNVCGLNSSSGQWERVIPESPLLYDSLKLSLQLVDRTGSISETRIAAFRELIQKIAADMSAEAECPDVAEAAKRAIALDAVCAEVDQIIGLNLVPRSDRQLLGAEIVYVASQNGFTLQADGAFQFLDGRGLTQFSLSNLDNVPFQHHLLNQMSFSGLTLLLEVPRVENPVERFDEMLEMAKVIAASLRANVVDDRRKQLGDEGIAIIREQVVAIEQTMLGQQIIPGSSQALRLFA
- the ligA gene encoding NAD-dependent DNA ligase LigA, which encodes MTDIAARIAQLRAEIERHSHQYYALDAPLIPDAEYDRLFRELQALEADHPEFASLDSPTQRVGGKLLDGFAPVLHAVPMLSIRTETDISDGGALAFDGRVKRELEQPDAEIEYVCELKFDGLAINLRYEHGVLVQAATRGDGESGEDVTQNIRTIRQIPLRLQGSAPPVLEVRGEAYMARRDFERYNEKQRELGLPTLVNPRNGAAGSIRQLDPALAARRPLSFFAYGLGEVQGWELPATHSGILEALATLGVPVCEERAVVRGASGLVAFHQRVAEKRDALPFDIDGVVYKVNNLTLQARLGFVTREPRWAVAHKFPAEEQLTVVRDIDIQVGRTGKLTPVAKLEPVFVGGTTVSNATLHNEDETRRKDVRIGDTVIVRRAGDVIPEVVGVVLDQRPADVGVPFDLFQRLDGKCPVCGSHIVREEGEADWRCSGGLFCPAQRKQALLHFAGRRAMDIEGLGDKLVEQLVDGDFVRTPADLFTLNLTILAQLERMGEKSANNLLDAIERSKQTTLARFIYALGIRNVGEATAKDLARHFGGLDGVLQANIEALQQVPDIGPIVAQSIVAFFGEPHNLGVVQALRDNGVSWPEQVVIQQTTPLQGLTFVLTGTLATMSRDEAKERLEKLGARVSGSVSKKTSHVVAGTEAGGKLDKAQELGINIMNESQFIDFLRKIENQDET